The segment CATTGTTGCAGCTCGGATTCGCGCCGCACCGATACCATTCCACCAGTACGGCGAGTGGCAGCGTCATGCCGGTCTTCTCCCACGCCGTGACCGTCATCGCGCTCGAGTCGGGCACGAAATCCGTATCGAATGGGCGCTCGAGAAAGCCGGAGATGCCATCGAGCTGCCAGGCATCGCCGAAGCGACCCGTCACGCACGCCGGCGAGTTGAATGCGGCGAGATCGTTGCCATGGCCGCTGGCGTCGGTGGTGGTGCAGCCGTCGAACTTCCAGTAGCCGATGAGATCGGCGGAAGACGGCGCGACGATCGAGAGAGACGCAAACAGGAGCAGAACTGCCGCGGTGGGGAGCGGGGCGAGACGTCTCATCGGCGGCCTATCCTTTAGAGTAGCGGTCGGCGACCTCCAAGGCCTTGTCGATTCCCGCGAGTCCCTCGCGGGCTTCTTCCGGGGTGATCACGCAGGGCGGGGTCACCTGAAGTCGGTTGAAGTGCGCGAACGGCCACACGCCGTTCGCCTTGCAGGCCGCCATCACTTCGCCCATCGGTTTGGCGTCGGCGCCGCTCGCGTTGAAGGGCACCAGCGGTTCGCGCGTCTTGCGGTTCTTCACCAGCTCGATCGCCCAGAAGACGCCGAGCCCGCGCACCTCGCCGACGCTCGGATGCTTCGCTGCGATCTTCTGCAGCTCGGGCCCGATCACGTCGGCGCCGATCTTGCGCGCGTTCTCGACGATCCGCTCTTCCTTGAAGATGCCGATGCTGGCGACCACCGAGGCGCAGGCCAGCGGATGGCCCGAGTAGGTGAGGCCGCCCGGGAACACGCGATCCTTGTAGGTGTCGGCGATCGCGCGCTTGATGATCACGCCGCCGATCGGGACGTAGCCCGAGTTGGAGCCCTTGGCGAAGCAGATCAAGTCGGGCGTCACCTTCCACCGGTCGACCGCGAACCACTCGCCGCAGCGGCCGAAGCCCGCCATGACCTCGTCGGCGATCATCACGATGCCATGCTTCGTGCACAGCTCGCGCACGCCCGCGAGATAGCCGTCGGGCGGCACCAGCACGCCGTTGGTGCCGACGACGGTCTCGAGCACGATCGCGGCGATCGTGTGCGGGCCTTCCACCATCAGCACCTCGGCGAGGTGCTGGAGCGCGCGCTCGCACTCCTCGGCTGGCGTCGTCGAATGGAACGCCGAGCGATAAGGATAAGGGCCCCAGAACTTGACGATCCCGGGGACACCCGGCTCGTTGCCCCACCGGCGCGGGTCGCCGGTCAAGGCGATCGAAGTGCCGGTCGCGCCGTGGTAACTGCGATAGGCCGAAAGAATCTTGTAGCGGCCGGTGTGGCCGCGGGCCAGCCGCACCGCGTTTTCGTTGGCCTCGGTGCCGCCGTTGGTGAAAAACACCATGTCGAGATCGCCCGGGGCGAGCTCGGCGATCAGGCGCGCGCATTCGCTGCGCATGTCGTTGGCGTGGAACGGCGCGATCGTGCACAGCCGCGCCGCCTGCTCCTGGATCGCCGCCACCAGCTTCGGGTGCTGGTGCCCGATGTTGACGTTGACGAGCTGGCTCGAGAAGTCGAGCCAGGTGTTGCCCTTGTCGTCCCACATGCGGGAGCCGCGGGCGCCGGCGATGACCGTCGGGTTGAGGGCTCCCTGGGCCGACCAGGAGTGGAAGACGTGCGCGCGATCGTTGGCGAAGGCCGTGGCCAGATAGGGCGAGGTGTTCGTGTCGATTTGGGTCATGGGGGAATGGTAGGGCGGGAGCGGGGCGGTTGGGAAGTGGGTTTCCGGGTGTGCCGGGGCAGGGGGCCGGCGGAAGGTGCGAAGATCTCCCTGTCCGACCTGACGCGAGCCCGACTGCGGGGTTCATCGGAAGGAGACCCCGTGGCTCACTCACCGGCGAGGGAGGAGCAGATGCGCCCGCTCTGCCTTTCGGTTCTGCTGCTGATCCTGGCTTCCTCTGCCTTCGGAGACGT is part of the Candidatus Sulfotelmatobacter sp. genome and harbors:
- a CDS encoding aspartate aminotransferase family protein, whose protein sequence is MTQIDTNTSPYLATAFANDRAHVFHSWSAQGALNPTVIAGARGSRMWDDKGNTWLDFSSQLVNVNIGHQHPKLVAAIQEQAARLCTIAPFHANDMRSECARLIAELAPGDLDMVFFTNGGTEANENAVRLARGHTGRYKILSAYRSYHGATGTSIALTGDPRRWGNEPGVPGIVKFWGPYPYRSAFHSTTPAEECERALQHLAEVLMVEGPHTIAAIVLETVVGTNGVLVPPDGYLAGVRELCTKHGIVMIADEVMAGFGRCGEWFAVDRWKVTPDLICFAKGSNSGYVPIGGVIIKRAIADTYKDRVFPGGLTYSGHPLACASVVASIGIFKEERIVENARKIGADVIGPELQKIAAKHPSVGEVRGLGVFWAIELVKNRKTREPLVPFNASGADAKPMGEVMAACKANGVWPFAHFNRLQVTPPCVITPEEAREGLAGIDKALEVADRYSKG